Proteins co-encoded in one Flavivirga eckloniae genomic window:
- a CDS encoding FecR family protein — translation MGNSNKIKSLSKRLAASLIKNETSSDLEKSEIFDQTTKAKILMDIKDGDRLDLLKKIDTEKDWEILKKKIQASERSKKSFKYWPYGVAASVVLLVSVAFVLNKTDQSVGDDTPTIVNNNIEIGTDKATLTLEDGSQVALEKGQVYESSNITSNGEEIIYQSGKSGKQANAEIAYNTLTIPRGGQFHMVLSDGTKIWLNSESQLKYPKAFNDGETREVELIYGEAYFDVSPSTAHKGARFKVLHQSQEVEVLGTEFNIKAYKNETNIYTTLVEGKVAVSSAGKKHKLVPNQQLNLNLETNSVNTTTIDVYNEVSWKNGIFSFENMPLKDIMTVLSRWYDMDVNIDNVVKKEERFIGTFNKTNRIEDILLAIKSTNVISSYEINDKTLVIK, via the coding sequence ATGGGTAATTCCAATAAAATTAAATCACTTTCAAAAAGATTAGCTGCCTCGCTAATTAAGAATGAAACATCTAGCGATTTAGAAAAATCTGAGATTTTCGATCAAACAACAAAAGCGAAGATACTTATGGATATTAAAGATGGAGACCGTTTAGATCTTTTAAAAAAGATAGATACAGAAAAAGATTGGGAGATCTTAAAAAAGAAAATACAAGCTTCCGAGCGTTCAAAAAAGTCATTTAAATATTGGCCTTATGGTGTTGCGGCATCTGTAGTGCTTTTAGTTTCGGTAGCTTTTGTTCTCAATAAAACAGATCAAAGTGTTGGTGATGATACACCTACTATTGTAAATAATAATATCGAAATAGGGACAGACAAAGCCACTTTAACATTGGAAGATGGCTCACAGGTTGCTTTAGAAAAAGGTCAGGTTTACGAATCTAGTAATATTACTAGTAATGGAGAAGAGATTATATACCAGTCCGGTAAATCAGGCAAGCAGGCTAATGCCGAAATAGCTTATAACACGTTAACCATTCCGAGAGGAGGACAATTTCATATGGTATTGTCAGATGGTACTAAAATTTGGTTGAATTCCGAGTCTCAATTAAAATACCCAAAAGCTTTTAATGACGGTGAAACGCGTGAAGTTGAACTTATTTACGGAGAAGCCTATTTTGATGTTTCGCCAAGTACAGCTCATAAGGGAGCTAGATTTAAGGTGCTCCACCAATCGCAAGAAGTAGAAGTGTTAGGGACTGAATTTAATATCAAAGCTTATAAGAACGAAACGAATATTTATACGACATTAGTTGAAGGTAAAGTAGCAGTTAGTTCAGCAGGCAAAAAACATAAACTTGTACCGAATCAACAATTAAACTTAAATCTTGAAACTAATAGCGTAAATACAACTACGATTGACGTATATAATGAAGTTTCATGGAAAAATGGTATCTTTAGTTTTGAAAATATGCCTTTAAAAGATATTATGACAGTATTATCCCGTTGGTACGATATGGATGTAAATATCGATAATGTGGTGAAAAAGGAAGAACGATTTATCGGTACATTCAATAAAACCAATAGAATTGAAGACATACTATTAGCCATAAAGAGTACCAATGTTATCTCCAGTTATGAGATAAATGATAAAACATTAGTTATTAAATAA
- a CDS encoding CPXCG motif-containing cysteine-rich protein: MLEHFFTCPYCWETISMLVDNSISKQSYIEDCEVCCNPIQLNIQFLNSELIDFQAASIEQ; the protein is encoded by the coding sequence ATGCTTGAGCACTTTTTTACATGTCCATATTGTTGGGAAACCATTTCTATGCTAGTAGATAATTCCATTTCAAAGCAATCTTATATAGAAGATTGTGAGGTATGTTGTAATCCAATCCAGCTGAACATTCAATTTTTAAATTCAGAATTAATAGATTTTCAGGCAGCTAGCATTGAGCAATAA
- a CDS encoding NAD(P)/FAD-dependent oxidoreductase yields the protein MKVDYIVVGIGLAGISFCEQLKAHNKTFVVFDDASQQSSTVAGGLYNPVVLKRFTSVWKSKEQLEIALPLYAHLEQKLHVKLDYKIPVYRRFASLEEQNDWFTASDKPILSEYLSDKIIKNQNDAVEANFGFGEVLNTGRIDVKTMIEAYKADLLKDKLLFKEAFNYNAIEIEESILQYQNITANHVVFSEGYGIKKNPYFNHLPLVPAKGELIVIHAPDLKINYVLKAGAFLIPLGDDLYIVGATYEWRDLSNETTQAAQEELLNKLKSLVNCPFKVVNQVAGVRPTVKDRRPLVGQHQTYKNLYVLNGLGTRGVMIGPYVAKQLYNLIENKTPLEEEIDIRRFD from the coding sequence ATGAAAGTAGATTATATCGTTGTGGGAATCGGGTTGGCAGGTATTAGTTTTTGTGAACAATTAAAAGCCCATAACAAAACATTTGTGGTGTTTGATGATGCATCTCAACAATCTTCTACTGTGGCAGGAGGTTTATACAATCCGGTAGTGTTAAAACGTTTTACTTCCGTATGGAAAAGTAAGGAGCAATTAGAAATAGCACTGCCGCTCTATGCGCATTTAGAGCAAAAGCTACATGTTAAATTAGATTATAAGATTCCAGTTTATCGAAGATTTGCATCTTTAGAAGAGCAGAATGATTGGTTTACTGCTTCAGATAAACCCATACTTTCAGAATACCTTTCAGATAAAATAATTAAGAACCAAAATGACGCAGTAGAAGCTAATTTCGGATTTGGTGAAGTTCTCAATACAGGTAGGATAGATGTAAAAACCATGATTGAAGCTTATAAAGCAGATCTGTTAAAAGATAAACTGTTGTTTAAAGAGGCATTTAACTATAATGCCATTGAGATCGAAGAGAGTATATTGCAATATCAAAATATAACAGCTAACCATGTTGTATTTTCAGAAGGGTATGGTATTAAAAAAAATCCTTATTTCAATCATTTGCCATTAGTTCCAGCAAAAGGAGAGCTGATTGTTATACATGCACCAGATTTAAAAATAAACTATGTTTTAAAAGCTGGAGCCTTTTTAATTCCATTAGGGGACGATTTGTATATTGTTGGAGCCACTTACGAATGGAGAGACTTAAGTAATGAAACTACTCAGGCAGCACAAGAAGAGCTCTTAAATAAGCTTAAAAGCCTTGTTAACTGTCCTTTTAAAGTTGTAAATCAAGTAGCCGGAGTTCGTCCTACAGTTAAAGACAGACGCCCGTTGGTTGGACAACACCAAACGTATAAAAATCTTTATGTACTTAACGGCTTAGGAACGAGAGGTGTTATGATAGGGCCTTATGTAGCCAAGCAGCTCTATAACTTAATAGAAAACAAAACTCCATTAGAAGAGGAAATTGATATTCGTAGGTTTGACTGA
- the porN gene encoding type IX secretion system ring subunit PorN/GldN has translation MKLKSFLLTVTTVFTVSGIFAQANILNAKSPEEIGVRTEAQKVVDNDKPLPYGYVDDRDILFSKMTWEKIILDERSNFPLYYPTDTNNIGSNRRSLYHVLMTNIKNGKIKNIYDDSYFTAKRTLKDIEGALAKIDTTELGIEQLNAGEALSPEYINRRDITAADIKEYHIRGLWYFDKRQAEMKYRLLGIAPVAPDVNFIDDPEPDLVPLFWVFFPDAREILHEAKSFNNKNSSIPFSFDHILNARRFHGYIYKEENVQEDRQINEYVSGNALMQLLESERIKNRIRDFELDMWTY, from the coding sequence ATGAAATTAAAAAGTTTTTTATTAACCGTTACTACTGTTTTTACAGTGTCGGGCATATTCGCCCAAGCAAATATCTTAAACGCTAAGAGTCCCGAAGAAATTGGTGTAAGAACGGAAGCTCAAAAGGTTGTCGATAATGACAAACCTTTACCATATGGTTATGTTGATGACAGAGATATTTTGTTTTCTAAAATGACATGGGAAAAGATTATTCTTGATGAGCGTTCAAATTTTCCATTATATTACCCTACAGATACCAATAACATTGGTAGTAATAGAAGGTCGTTATATCATGTGCTTATGACGAATATAAAAAATGGAAAAATAAAGAACATATATGATGATTCTTATTTTACAGCAAAGCGAACTTTAAAAGACATAGAAGGCGCTTTAGCTAAAATTGATACTACCGAATTAGGTATTGAACAATTAAATGCAGGAGAAGCATTATCTCCGGAGTATATTAACAGAAGAGATATTACTGCTGCAGATATAAAAGAATATCATATTAGAGGACTTTGGTATTTTGACAAACGTCAAGCAGAAATGAAGTACAGATTACTTGGTATCGCACCAGTAGCCCCAGATGTGAATTTTATTGATGACCCAGAGCCGGACTTAGTACCTTTATTTTGGGTATTTTTCCCAGATGCTAGAGAAATATTACATGAAGCAAAATCATTTAATAATAAAAATAGTTCGATACCATTTTCGTTCGATCATATTTTAAATGCCAGACGTTTTCACGGATATATTTATAAAGAAGAAAACGTACAGGAAGATCGACAAATTAATGAATATGTGTCAGGAAACGCTTTAATGCAACTGTTAGAATCTGAAAGGATTAAAAATAGAATTAGAGATTTTGAACTAGATATGTGGACTTATTAA
- a CDS encoding DUF983 domain-containing protein — MFKKGTKLYSILTGTCPKCHEESMFKNKNPYILSQALNMHEHCSNCKTKYKIEPSFFYGSMYVSYAVGIAFSTAAFVISFFVFSASIHIVFISIIATLIVCMPIILRLSRNIWINFFMSYDKSLAKK; from the coding sequence ATGTTTAAAAAAGGAACAAAACTATATAGCATTTTAACTGGCACTTGCCCTAAGTGTCACGAGGAATCTATGTTTAAAAATAAAAATCCTTATATACTCTCTCAGGCTTTAAACATGCATGAACACTGTAGCAACTGTAAAACCAAATATAAGATAGAGCCTTCTTTCTTTTATGGGTCTATGTATGTTAGCTATGCTGTTGGGATTGCTTTTTCCACAGCTGCTTTTGTAATATCGTTTTTCGTATTTAGCGCTAGTATACATATTGTATTTATATCAATTATTGCAACTTTAATTGTATGTATGCCCATTATTTTAAGACTTTCAAGAAATATTTGGATTAACTTTTTTATGAGTTACGATAAGTCGCTTGCTAAAAAATAA
- a CDS encoding leucine-rich repeat domain-containing protein, translated as MKILRLLAVSFFLTTYSFANVSTTEKDALIALHKATKGTEWNATWDLNASIDTWFGVKVEGNKIIEINLPFNNLQGELPKEIGDLKHLKRINLGFNKLTGKLPSTIKNLKELVSLELFMNGFEGNIPSELGELKKLEALKLYSNKFTGEIPDTLMGLTNLKELLLGSNFLTGHIPSEIYALSKLQKLSLMDNKMDGEIPVEIAQLTDLEELLLSTNQFTGDLPIEFMNLTKLNTVMVSDNNLNQEYISVSGKNPPSLMHLEMQSATATATMDIEKE; from the coding sequence ATGAAGATCTTAAGACTTTTAGCAGTAAGCTTTTTTTTAACGACCTATTCGTTTGCTAATGTTTCTACAACAGAAAAAGACGCCTTAATTGCTTTGCACAAAGCAACCAAAGGAACCGAGTGGAATGCTACTTGGGACTTAAATGCTTCTATAGATACATGGTTCGGTGTTAAAGTAGAAGGTAATAAGATTATTGAAATTAACTTACCATTTAATAACCTTCAAGGGGAGCTACCTAAAGAAATAGGCGATTTAAAACATTTGAAAAGAATCAATTTAGGTTTTAATAAGCTAACAGGAAAGTTACCATCGACTATAAAGAATTTAAAAGAATTAGTGTCTTTAGAATTATTTATGAATGGTTTTGAAGGAAACATTCCTTCGGAATTAGGTGAACTAAAGAAACTTGAAGCTTTAAAGCTATACAGTAATAAATTTACAGGAGAAATCCCAGATACGTTAATGGGCCTAACCAATTTAAAAGAACTTTTATTAGGAAGTAACTTTTTAACTGGTCACATTCCAAGCGAGATTTATGCTTTGTCGAAATTACAAAAGCTAAGTCTTATGGATAATAAAATGGATGGTGAAATTCCAGTTGAAATAGCCCAATTAACAGATTTAGAAGAATTATTATTATCCACAAACCAATTTACAGGTGATTTGCCAATTGAGTTTATGAACTTAACTAAATTAAATACTGTAATGGTAAGCGATAACAATTTAAATCAGGAATACATAAGTGTTTCTGGAAAGAATCCACCTAGTCTAATGCACTTAGAAATGCAAAGTGCTACTGCGACTGCGACTATGGACATTGAAAAAGAATAA
- a CDS encoding RNA polymerase sigma-70 factor yields the protein MRGGNNQFTLKSYKKLFESLYPQLCVFAYKYLNDLDLSKDIVQEVFLKVWEDKIAFENESHATGFFYKSVKNKSLNYLKSKQYKSTERYELANMEAYETEEFYMSEAVVIETSAVIENAISTLPEKAAKVIRLSIEDYTNNQIADELSISINTVKDHKKVAYRKLRSLLSFLTVR from the coding sequence ATGAGGGGAGGCAACAACCAATTTACATTAAAGAGTTATAAAAAGCTTTTTGAGAGCTTATATCCGCAGCTTTGTGTATTTGCGTATAAGTATTTAAACGATCTGGATTTATCGAAAGATATAGTTCAGGAAGTTTTTCTTAAAGTTTGGGAAGATAAGATTGCTTTCGAAAACGAAAGCCATGCAACAGGTTTCTTTTATAAATCTGTAAAGAATAAATCTCTCAATTACCTTAAAAGTAAACAATATAAATCTACAGAACGGTACGAACTTGCCAATATGGAGGCTTATGAAACGGAAGAGTTCTACATGTCTGAAGCCGTGGTTATAGAAACCTCGGCTGTAATAGAAAATGCTATTAGTACTTTGCCTGAAAAAGCAGCAAAAGTTATTAGATTAAGTATAGAAGACTATACTAATAATCAAATAGCAGACGAATTATCTATATCTATAAATACCGTAAAAGACCATAAAAAAGTAGCCTATCGTAAATTAAGAAGTCTTCTTAGTTTTTTAACGGTTAGATGA
- a CDS encoding T9SS type A sorting domain-containing protein yields MKRITILFAILSLVFNMARSQTVFNFDTNATDNGDNITETIDGITMTLSGASDLRLVNGGGAFGTSGDAAMTTIAPTSLTIIFSEAVNVNSILPFSASAQSLTYTLTPDGGGSPEMVVITSGAPPGNNPVDLNWTNVTTITVTSSTGSANFGFDDISVSAISSPPATVFNFDTNATDNGDNITETIDGITMTLSGASDLRLVNGGGAFGTSGDAAMTTIAPTSLTITFSEAVNVNSILPFSASAQSLTYTLTPDGGGSPEMVVITSGAPPGNNSVDLNWTNVTTITVTSSTGSANFGFDDISVSISPPATVFDFDTNATDNGDNITETIDGITMTLSGASDLRLVNGGGAFGTSGDAAMTTIAPTSLTITFSEAVNVNSILPFSASAQSLTYTLTPDGGGSPEMVVITNGAPPGDSPVDLNWTNVTTITVTSSTGSANFGFDDISVTANPQLLRLELIAYLQGASINPNTGEETLMRDDLRVAGNIPTTSPYADALTCDASVFAITGSDAIVDWVFVELRDENDNSVVIESQSALLQRDGDVVGVDGDSAPSFSSSAGNYFVSINHRNHLGVVSSSAIALSSTVATVDFTASSASAEGGANALTDLGNGIFAIYAGDYDANAQVQNTDASGVTLLIGGSGYSDADIDINDQVQNTDLQNLINPNIGKGEQFSKIATKAKSTFINLAAPGITVTFENAQNTNDGANDFYEVDVFIEGTEDFKLGSGQFYINYNTAAFGTNIFANNKIEYTQPGGSILGEVYGFPAYKDFIQNDNTDSRVSFSFQQGVSSGSITANNVTTTKKLLAHLKFEYIDTNEEPMINFEIADIFLDQFYTACGPNTAGFPDCTSNDEAGEQITDDTFDSTLSIDGNNEFMELVMYPNPTNSVFHIEGLREKVNLSIYDIQGKLILKQDNYLNTPVEVTPLKSGLYLVKIENSQGVRVKRLIKR; encoded by the coding sequence ATGAAAAGAATTACAATCTTGTTTGCGATTTTATCATTAGTTTTTAATATGGCTAGATCCCAAACCGTATTTAATTTCGATACGAATGCCACTGACAACGGAGATAATATCACCGAGACAATAGATGGAATCACGATGACCTTATCTGGTGCATCGGACTTAAGGCTAGTAAATGGAGGGGGGGCATTTGGAACATCGGGAGATGCCGCAATGACGACCATAGCGCCGACTTCATTAACAATAATCTTCAGTGAAGCGGTGAATGTAAATTCGATACTGCCGTTTTCAGCTTCGGCTCAGTCATTAACCTATACACTTACGCCGGATGGAGGCGGGTCGCCTGAAATGGTTGTAATAACAAGCGGGGCGCCTCCGGGAAATAACCCTGTTGATTTGAATTGGACCAATGTAACCACTATAACTGTAACCTCGTCCACAGGATCGGCAAATTTTGGATTTGACGATATTTCGGTGAGTGCCATTAGTAGCCCACCAGCTACCGTATTTAATTTCGATACGAATGCCACTGACAACGGAGATAATATCACCGAGACAATAGATGGAATCACGATGACCTTATCTGGTGCATCGGACTTAAGGCTAGTAAATGGAGGGGGAGCATTTGGAACATCGGGAGATGCCGCAATGACGACCATAGCGCCGACTTCATTAACAATTACCTTTAGTGAAGCGGTGAATGTAAATTCGATACTGCCGTTTTCAGCTTCGGCTCAGTCATTAACCTATACACTTACGCCGGATGGAGGCGGGTCGCCAGAAATGGTTGTAATAACAAGCGGGGCGCCTCCGGGAAATAACTCTGTTGATTTGAATTGGACAAATGTAACCACTATAACAGTAACCTCGTCCACAGGATCGGCAAATTTTGGGTTTGATGATATTTCGGTGAGTATTAGCCCACCAGCTACCGTATTTGATTTTGATACAAATGCGACAGATAACGGAGATAATATCACCGAGACAATAGATGGAATCACGATGACCTTATCTGGTGCATCGGACTTAAGGCTAGTAAATGGAGGGGGAGCATTTGGAACATCGGGAGATGCCGCAATGACGACCATAGCGCCGACTTCATTAACAATTACCTTTAGTGAAGCGGTGAATGTAAATTCGATACTGCCGTTTTCAGCTTCGGCTCAGTCATTAACCTATACCCTTACACCAGATGGAGGTGGGTCGCCAGAAATGGTAGTAATAACAAACGGAGCGCCTCCGGGAGATAGCCCTGTTGATTTGAATTGGACCAATGTAACCACTATAACTGTAACCTCGTCCACAGGATCGGCAAATTTTGGGTTTGATGATATTTCAGTGACCGCTAACCCACAATTATTACGATTAGAGCTTATAGCATATTTACAAGGAGCAAGTATAAACCCTAACACAGGAGAAGAAACATTAATGCGAGACGATTTACGTGTAGCAGGAAATATACCAACGACAAGCCCTTATGCAGATGCATTAACTTGCGATGCTTCAGTATTCGCAATCACAGGAAGCGATGCTATAGTAGATTGGGTATTTGTAGAACTACGTGATGAAAATGATAACAGTGTTGTAATTGAATCGCAATCAGCATTATTGCAGCGCGATGGCGATGTGGTAGGTGTAGATGGAGATTCAGCGCCATCATTTAGCAGTTCAGCAGGTAATTATTTTGTCTCAATAAATCATCGTAACCATTTAGGTGTGGTTTCGTCATCAGCAATAGCGCTTTCCAGTACAGTAGCGACAGTAGATTTTACTGCAAGCAGTGCTTCTGCAGAAGGAGGAGCAAATGCCTTGACAGATTTAGGAAATGGTATTTTTGCCATATATGCGGGTGATTATGATGCTAATGCACAAGTACAAAACACGGATGCTTCTGGAGTAACATTATTAATAGGAGGTTCAGGATATTCAGATGCCGATATCGATATCAATGACCAAGTACAAAATACAGATTTGCAAAATCTTATAAACCCAAATATCGGTAAAGGAGAACAATTTTCAAAAATAGCAACGAAAGCTAAAAGTACATTTATTAATTTAGCTGCACCGGGCATAACCGTTACTTTTGAAAATGCACAGAATACAAATGATGGTGCTAATGATTTTTATGAAGTAGATGTATTTATAGAAGGTACCGAAGATTTTAAGTTAGGTTCAGGACAATTCTACATCAATTATAATACGGCGGCCTTTGGTACGAATATTTTTGCTAATAATAAAATTGAATATACACAACCTGGAGGTTCTATTTTAGGAGAAGTATATGGCTTTCCGGCATATAAAGATTTTATCCAGAACGATAATACCGATTCAAGGGTATCCTTCTCTTTCCAACAAGGTGTGAGTTCAGGGTCTATTACAGCTAATAATGTAACAACTACAAAGAAGTTGTTAGCACATCTTAAGTTTGAGTACATAGATACTAATGAGGAGCCAATGATAAATTTTGAAATAGCCGATATCTTTTTAGATCAATTTTATACAGCCTGTGGTCCAAATACGGCTGGTTTCCCTGATTGTACTAGTAATGATGAAGCAGGAGAACAAATAACCGATGATACTTTTGATTCCACATTAAGTATTGATGGTAATAATGAGTTTATGGAGCTTGTTATGTATCCAAACCCTACCAATAGTGTGTTCCATATAGAAGGTTTACGGGAAAAAGTAAACTTGAGTATATATGATATTCAAGGGAAATTAATACTGAAACAAGATAATTATTTAAATACTCCAGTAGAAGTTACGCCATTAAAGTCAGGCTTATACCTTGTTAAAATCGAGAATAGCCAAGGAGTTAGAGTAAAACGCTTAATAAAGCGATAA
- a CDS encoding ABC-F family ATP-binding cassette domain-containing protein encodes MMNIHNLSISFQGEYLFEDITFKLGNGDRIGLIGKNGAGKSTMLKILSKEMEPDTGQIAADKELKIGFLKQDIDFVLGRTVLEEAYEAFTEIKELEAKMEGINTQLAERTDYESESYNQLMIDINELQHQYEILGGYNYQGDTEKILQGLGFKRSDFNMLTDTFSGGWRMRIELAKLLLQNNDILLLDEPTNHLDIESIIWLEGFLKSYPGAVVIVSHDKMFLDNITNRTIEISLGRIYDYPKPYSKYLILRKELREQQLASQKNQQKQIEQTEKLIEKFRAKASKATMAQSLIKKLDKIDRIEVDEDDNSVMTLNFPVSITPGKVVVEAENISKNYGDNQVLKHIELLIERDSKTAFVGQNGQGKSTLAKIIVGDIKHDGHLKLGHNVQIGYFAQNQAEYLDGNKTVLDTMIDAANETNRSKVRDILGSFLFRGDEVEKYVRVLSGGERNRLALAKLMLQPFNVLIMDEPTNHLDIKSKNVLKEALKRFEGTLILVSHDRDFLQGLTNIVYEFKDHKIKEYLGDIDYYLEQRKVESLREVEKRTVVKETPKEKKHQSYEDQKKLKSLNNKLSNVEAQINQLEQDIKAIDLELEINYEEVTSKPDFFDNYQKKKTDLQNFMDKWEEIQLEIEQFSE; translated from the coding sequence ATGATGAACATTCATAATTTATCGATTTCATTTCAGGGAGAATACCTGTTTGAAGATATAACATTTAAACTAGGTAATGGAGATAGGATTGGTCTTATTGGTAAAAATGGAGCAGGTAAATCTACAATGCTTAAAATTTTATCAAAAGAGATGGAACCCGATACGGGGCAAATAGCAGCCGATAAAGAACTGAAAATTGGGTTTTTAAAACAAGACATAGACTTTGTTTTGGGTAGAACAGTGCTAGAGGAGGCTTACGAAGCTTTTACAGAGATAAAAGAACTGGAAGCTAAAATGGAAGGGATTAACACCCAACTGGCAGAACGTACCGATTATGAGAGTGAAAGCTATAATCAGCTCATGATAGATATTAATGAGCTTCAGCATCAATATGAAATTTTAGGAGGTTATAATTATCAAGGCGATACTGAAAAAATTCTTCAGGGATTAGGATTCAAACGATCAGATTTTAATATGCTAACCGACACCTTTTCCGGTGGATGGCGTATGCGAATAGAATTAGCTAAATTACTTCTTCAGAATAATGATATTCTTTTGCTGGATGAGCCAACAAACCACCTGGATATAGAATCTATTATCTGGTTAGAAGGCTTTTTAAAGAGTTATCCCGGTGCGGTAGTTATAGTATCTCACGATAAAATGTTTTTAGATAATATTACTAATAGAACGATTGAAATTTCTTTAGGTAGAATTTACGATTACCCTAAGCCCTATTCAAAATATTTAATATTACGCAAGGAGTTAAGAGAGCAACAGTTGGCTTCTCAAAAAAATCAGCAAAAACAGATTGAGCAAACAGAGAAGCTTATCGAGAAGTTTCGTGCCAAGGCATCAAAAGCTACTATGGCTCAGTCGTTAATTAAAAAACTCGATAAAATTGATAGAATTGAAGTTGATGAAGACGATAACAGTGTTATGACACTTAATTTTCCTGTATCGATAACTCCAGGGAAAGTTGTAGTAGAAGCAGAGAACATTTCTAAAAACTATGGAGATAATCAGGTTTTAAAACATATCGAGTTGCTTATAGAACGAGATAGTAAAACAGCTTTTGTTGGGCAAAACGGACAAGGTAAATCTACACTGGCTAAGATTATAGTTGGAGATATTAAGCATGACGGTCATTTAAAACTAGGGCATAATGTGCAGATAGGCTACTTTGCTCAAAATCAGGCAGAATATTTAGATGGTAATAAAACCGTGCTGGATACTATGATTGATGCTGCTAACGAAACAAATAGAAGTAAAGTGCGAGATATTTTAGGATCCTTCTTGTTCCGTGGAGATGAAGTTGAGAAATATGTACGTGTACTTTCGGGAGGAGAACGAAACCGTTTAGCATTGGCGAAGTTAATGTTACAACCATTTAATGTTTTAATAATGGATGAGCCAACTAACCACTTAGATATAAAATCTAAAAATGTGCTAAAAGAAGCCCTAAAACGATTTGAAGGAACTTTAATTTTGGTATCTCACGACAGGGACTTTCTTCAAGGTTTAACCAATATTGTTTATGAGTTTAAAGACCACAAAATAAAAGAGTATTTAGGCGATATAGATTATTATTTGGAACAGCGTAAGGTTGAAAGTCTTCGAGAGGTTGAAAAAAGAACTGTAGTAAAAGAAACGCCTAAGGAAAAGAAGCACCAGTCCTACGAAGATCAGAAAAAGCTAAAATCCTTAAATAATAAATTAAGCAATGTTGAAGCTCAAATTAATCAGTTAGAGCAAGATATAAAAGCTATAGATTTAGAGCTTGAAATCAATTACGAGGAAGTGACTTCCAAACCAGACTTTTTCGATAACTATCAAAAAAAGAAAACCGATTTACAGAACTTTATGGATAAATGGGAGGAGATTCAATTAGAAATTGAACAGTTCTCTGAGTAG